A window of Daphnia pulicaria isolate SC F1-1A chromosome 10, SC_F0-13Bv2, whole genome shotgun sequence contains these coding sequences:
- the LOC124314106 gene encoding replication protein A 70 kDa DNA-binding subunit-like, with product MEENLDETVRSNLSDGPFVSSQEKGFPISGLHYLKTDHQNWLIKVRVTKKTGKIIVNNGVSEVKYFKMNLIDLWKGEIEAMAFGDECDRFFEIFEVNKCFSISTAVLQPVGSRSSLQHESILKLNHSTKVECLDDDDSISNAEFYFVPIKTILTMKPGSFVDVIADASFVGKVSMGLSQSTQRHYTKRKLNLIDDVGDSIVLTAWNDLVNDLNQHDYFGDSVLRIAVRGSQIVEYKGKLELGTVSTTILKINEELKDIPGFFNIIGRSSQIAPIFEKSYESDAICKDITTFQEIKDLKTPYRPERYSVRAMISIIIENSPFYEGCYFEGCRKKVNFNLLTNNYYCSKCDVENPEFRWCLILKFQLNDISGSQRVTCFQEGLEDLVGRSKLELLHHFWFSSRHELFWQQINDCLRFRYFHFRLKFEPISYLGDFPPSVVVLGAGRIDQISHCQKMIHELRHERHNRMLPTPRPLSKPTG from the exons ATGGAGGAAAATCTCGACGAGACAGTCAGAAGTAATCTGAGTGATGGGCCTTTCGTATCTTCCCAAGAAAAAGGTTTCCCCATCAGCGGCTTGCATTATCTCAAAACCGACCACCAAAA TTGGCTGATCAAAGTCCGAGTTACAAAGAAAACTGGCAAAATAATAGTAAATAACGGGGTAAGCGAagtgaaatatttcaagatgAATTTGATCGACTTGTGGAAAGGCGAAATAGAGGCCATGGCGTTCGGAGATGAATGCGATcgattctttgaaatttttgag GTTAACAAATGCTTTTCAATTTCAACGGCCGTATTGCAACCAGTCGGTTCGCGCAGCAGCCTGCAGCACGAATCGATACTCAAATTAAATCATTCGACCAAA GTGGAATGTCTTGATGACGACGATTCTATTTCCAACGCAGAATTTTATTTCGTGCCCATCAAAACCATTTTAACGATGAAGCCCGGGAGTTTTGTAG ATGTTATTGCTGATGCGTCGTTCGTCGGGAAAGTGTCCATGGGTCTGTCTCAATCCACTCAGCGACATTACACGAAACGTAAATTAAATCTAATCGACGACGTTGGCGATTCGATCGTTTTGACCGCGTGGAACGATCTGGTCAACGATTTGAACCAACACGATTATTTCGGCGACTCCGTTTTGCGCATCGCCGTCAGAGGTTCGCAAATTGTCGAGTACAAGGGGAAACTTGAACTCGGCACCGTCTCCACTACCATCTTGAAA ATAAACGAAGAGCTTAAAGACATACCAGGATTCTTCAATATTATCGGACGGAGCTCGCAAATCGCgccgatttttgaaaaaagctacGAATCTGATGCCATCT GCAAAGACATTACGACTTTTCAAGAAATCAAAGATCTGAAGACACCCTATCGTCCCGAGCGTTACTCTGTTCGAGCAATGATctctataattatcgaaaattcgCCATTCTATGAGGGATGCTATTTCGAAGGTTGCAGAAAGAAg GTGAATTTCAATTTACTAACCAACAATTATTACTGTTCAAAGTGCGATGTGGAAAATCCGGAATTCCGTTGGTGTCTCATCCTGAAA TTTCAACTGAATGACATTAGTGGGAGCCAGAGAGTCACCTGTTTCCAAGAGGGATTAGAAGATCTCGTTG GTAGATCGAAGCTTGAGCTGTTGCACCACTTTTGGTTTTCATCGCGTCACGAGTTATTCTGGCAGCAAATCAACGACTGTCTACGATTTCGATATTTTCACTTTCGACTGAAATTCGAGCCCATTTCATACCTC GG
- the LOC124314074 gene encoding uncharacterized protein LOC124314074 isoform X2: MENGSNCNKIETEKQRRLQHKIACSKLLSLVVSLLSFPKPSFILTFEQTLKFVMVCIIRYVMYHKIFGVDNDGQDGQRGCIKTTLIAWSEDDIDIIDYGEEFPYQPIQPVGSKLSDVINLESSGNLKKSLINVFKGLNPWEFNHFGPVECLIKPAQQKKKKWANHEDVPPIRIMLTGVLIRGNLLDFQQVGKENPSSERACKRALQPLNNNGLIAAKRCKTGPLQSMQTKPRFYTAWLSLITGRFTHFCENFVAVTGIHDALNRYPTEFLHPDDVFWSQTAFYLWTMGKCNEPCTYRLKRQNPDGYIHIECVIQLTRQHENTEVINILSTVKETGGESLIQDTQKRLQNQLLELLKSCINKQAPPHRSGGHQLMPVSSNHLSNQIECYDNTSTYSRNDMTIGRSYNEALHQKEIRLLTDINTSQTPEPVFYSTALYNNSQENWIADAVSQLPVQQQQQQYPDASWHSSPENYLGMRSDPNLVVAPGAALINSANDDLFSSLSPETFYTSPPITSTPFDNNNPYSVYFEQNEANETSRHCTYKL, from the exons atgGAAAACGGATCCAATTGTAACAA GATCGAAACAGAGAAGCAACGTCGACTACAGCATAAAATAGCTTGTAGTAAACTGTTAAGTTTGGTCGTCTCCCTTTTAAGCTTTCCGAAACCTTCATTCATCCTAACGTTCGAGCAAACTCTAAAGTTTGTGATGGTTTGCATAATACGATATGTTATGTATCATAAAATTTTCGGCGTGGACAACGATGGCCAAGATGGGCAG agaGGTTGTATTAAGACGACTCTTATAGCTTGGTCCGAGGATGATATCGACATAATCGACTACGGAGAAGAATTTCCATAtcag CCAATTCAACCTGTTGGATCCAAGTTGTCGGACGTTATCAACCTCGAGAGTAgcgggaatttaaaaaaatcattgataAATGTGTTCAAAG GTTTGAATCCATGGGAGTTTAATCATTTCGGTCCGGTTGAATGTCTAATTAAACCGgcacagcagaagaagaaaaaatgggcaAACCACGAAGATGTTCCTCCTATTCGCATCATGCTTACTGGCGTCCTAATCCGAGGAAATCTTTTGGATTTCCAGCAAGTCGGCAAAGAAAACCCATCGAGCGAGAGGGCGTGTAAAAGGGCGTTACAGCCACTGAATAATAATGGTTTAATCGCAGCAAAAAGGTGCAAGACTGGACCGCTACAGTCGATGCAAACCAAGCCAAGATTTTATACCGCGTGGCTCTCATTAATTACCGGAAGGTTCACTCATTTCTGCGAGaa TTTCGTTGCAGTCACCGGAATTCACGATGCTCTTAATCGCTATCCAACCGAATTTCTTCATCCTGACGATGTTTTTTGGAGCCAAACAGCTTTCTATCTGT ggacGATGGGAAAATGCAACGAGCCCTGTACTTACAGGCTAAAAAGGCAAAATCCGGATGGATACATCCACATTGAGTGTGTAATTCAGCTGACCAGGCAGCATGAAAACACAGAAGTAATTAACATCTTAAGCACAGTCAAGGAAACAGGAGGAGAAAGTCTCATACAGGACACTCAGAAACGACTCCAAAATCAGTTGCTAGAGCTGTTG AAATCATGTATCAATAAGCAGGCGCCCCCACATAGATCCGGTGGCCATCAGCTTATGCCTGTCAGCTCTAACCATCTGTCTAACCAAATCGAGTGTTACGACAACACCTCGACTTATAGTCGAAATGACATGACGATAGGTCGATC GTACAACGAAGCTCTTCATCAAAAGGAAATCAGACTGCTGACGGACATCAACACTTCTCAAACGCCAGAACCTGTGTTCTACAGT ACTGCGTTATACAATAATTCACAAGAGAATTGGATTGCCGATGCTGTCAGTCAATTGCCTgtacagcaacagcagcagcaatatcCTGATGCCAGCTGGCACAGCAGTCCAGAAAACTACCT TGGGATGAGAAGTGACCCAAACTTGGTGGTGGCTCCTGGCGCAGCACTTATTAATTCAGCAAACGACGATTTGTTTTCATCCCTTTCACC GGAAACATTTTATACAAGTCCACCAATAACGTCGACTCCTTTTGATAACAATAATCCATACTCCGTTTATTTCGAGCAAAATGAAGCTAATGAAACTTCTCGGCACTGCACGTATAAATTGTAA
- the LOC124314074 gene encoding uncharacterized protein LOC124314074 isoform X1, with amino-acid sequence MENGSNCNKIETEKQRRLQHKIACSKLLSLVVSLLSFPKPSFILTFEQTLKFVMVCIIRYVMYHKIFGVDNDGQDGQRGCIKTTLIAWSEDDIDIIDYGEEFPYQPIQPVGSKLSDVINLESSGNLKKSLINVFKGLNPWEFNHFGPVECLIKPAQQKKKKWANHEDVPPIRIMLTGVLIRGNLLDFQQVGKENPSSERACKRALQPLNNNGLIAAKRCKTGPLQSMQTKPRFYTAWLSLITGRFTHFCENFVAVTGIHDALNRYPTEFLHPDDVFWSQTAFYLWTMGKCNEPCTYRLKRQNPDGYIHIECVIQLTRQHENTEVINILSTVKETGGESLIQDTQKRLQNQLLELLKSCINKQAPPHRSGGHQLMPVSSNHLSNQIECYDNTSTYSRNDMTIGRSYNEALHQKEIRLLTDINTSQTPEPVFYSTALYNNSQENWIADAVSQLPVQQQQQQYPDASWHSSPENYLGMRSDPNLVVAPGAALINSANDDLFSSLSPSETFYTSPPITSTPFDNNNPYSVYFEQNEANETSRHCTYKL; translated from the exons atgGAAAACGGATCCAATTGTAACAA GATCGAAACAGAGAAGCAACGTCGACTACAGCATAAAATAGCTTGTAGTAAACTGTTAAGTTTGGTCGTCTCCCTTTTAAGCTTTCCGAAACCTTCATTCATCCTAACGTTCGAGCAAACTCTAAAGTTTGTGATGGTTTGCATAATACGATATGTTATGTATCATAAAATTTTCGGCGTGGACAACGATGGCCAAGATGGGCAG agaGGTTGTATTAAGACGACTCTTATAGCTTGGTCCGAGGATGATATCGACATAATCGACTACGGAGAAGAATTTCCATAtcag CCAATTCAACCTGTTGGATCCAAGTTGTCGGACGTTATCAACCTCGAGAGTAgcgggaatttaaaaaaatcattgataAATGTGTTCAAAG GTTTGAATCCATGGGAGTTTAATCATTTCGGTCCGGTTGAATGTCTAATTAAACCGgcacagcagaagaagaaaaaatgggcaAACCACGAAGATGTTCCTCCTATTCGCATCATGCTTACTGGCGTCCTAATCCGAGGAAATCTTTTGGATTTCCAGCAAGTCGGCAAAGAAAACCCATCGAGCGAGAGGGCGTGTAAAAGGGCGTTACAGCCACTGAATAATAATGGTTTAATCGCAGCAAAAAGGTGCAAGACTGGACCGCTACAGTCGATGCAAACCAAGCCAAGATTTTATACCGCGTGGCTCTCATTAATTACCGGAAGGTTCACTCATTTCTGCGAGaa TTTCGTTGCAGTCACCGGAATTCACGATGCTCTTAATCGCTATCCAACCGAATTTCTTCATCCTGACGATGTTTTTTGGAGCCAAACAGCTTTCTATCTGT ggacGATGGGAAAATGCAACGAGCCCTGTACTTACAGGCTAAAAAGGCAAAATCCGGATGGATACATCCACATTGAGTGTGTAATTCAGCTGACCAGGCAGCATGAAAACACAGAAGTAATTAACATCTTAAGCACAGTCAAGGAAACAGGAGGAGAAAGTCTCATACAGGACACTCAGAAACGACTCCAAAATCAGTTGCTAGAGCTGTTG AAATCATGTATCAATAAGCAGGCGCCCCCACATAGATCCGGTGGCCATCAGCTTATGCCTGTCAGCTCTAACCATCTGTCTAACCAAATCGAGTGTTACGACAACACCTCGACTTATAGTCGAAATGACATGACGATAGGTCGATC GTACAACGAAGCTCTTCATCAAAAGGAAATCAGACTGCTGACGGACATCAACACTTCTCAAACGCCAGAACCTGTGTTCTACAGT ACTGCGTTATACAATAATTCACAAGAGAATTGGATTGCCGATGCTGTCAGTCAATTGCCTgtacagcaacagcagcagcaatatcCTGATGCCAGCTGGCACAGCAGTCCAGAAAACTACCT TGGGATGAGAAGTGACCCAAACTTGGTGGTGGCTCCTGGCGCAGCACTTATTAATTCAGCAAACGACGATTTGTTTTCATCCCTTTCACCATCG GAAACATTTTATACAAGTCCACCAATAACGTCGACTCCTTTTGATAACAATAATCCATACTCCGTTTATTTCGAGCAAAATGAAGCTAATGAAACTTCTCGGCACTGCACGTATAAATTGTAA